AATGCGGATTATACTTTCTGATACGTTCCGCTAATTCCCGCACCGCATCCTGGGAATTTCGCTCCATTAACCACTCAACTTCTTTCTCCGTAATGCCGTACAGCTGCACAAACTCAGTGCGGCCCAAGGCTGACCATTGCGGTTGTGCTTCGGTATCCGGAACCGTTATAGCAGCCGTGATATCCGATTCGGCGCCGATGTGGATCGACTCACCGGAGCCTTTAATAAACTGATACGGTTCAAAAACTCGACCGCTGTCAAAGACATACCCGGCGAGATTTTCCAAGAGATCCATCACCCACAGCCCATCGTCCTTGACATCCGCCAGCTTGAAAGTCAGTTCAAAACCAAACCCATTTTCCCCATCACTTAAATGCTCCGGGTCGGCATACAAGTATGTAAAACCATAGGTGACAAAATGTTTATATCCATTGGGGGAGGTGTAGATGGACTTGCCGTCTAAGTAGCTGTCGCCACCAAGCATCGCCGGAATGATCGGTGCAAAGTGGTCTGGTTCTTGCCCTGGATACAACGCTTCAAACGCCCGGTCGATGGCCTCCCACCCCGGTGCCCAGGTCTCATCCTCCGCTAATTTCTTCTCACACTCCGCCTGCGTCATGTGATACGGGTTTTTCTGTGTCACAGCTACCTTCTTTTAAAAAAAATCGGACAACAAC
The nucleotide sequence above comes from Corynebacterium mustelae. Encoded proteins:
- a CDS encoding suppressor of fused domain protein produces the protein MTQKNPYHMTQAECEKKLAEDETWAPGWEAIDRAFEALYPGQEPDHFAPIIPAMLGGDSYLDGKSIYTSPNGYKHFVTYGFTYLYADPEHLSDGENGFGFELTFKLADVKDDGLWVMDLLENLAGYVFDSGRVFEPYQFIKGSGESIHIGAESDITAAITVPDTEAQPQWSALGRTEFVQLYGITEKEVEWLMERNSQDAVRELAERIRKYNPHFVTDMSRTKSYV